Proteins encoded together in one Pontiella desulfatans window:
- a CDS encoding bifunctional 3-deoxy-7-phosphoheptulonate synthase/chorismate mutase type II has translation MGKDIIKQWGFPLDNIFLAAGPCSAESEQQVLETAHALTEKGVGFFRAGIWKPRTRPGSFEGVGLKGLAWMDRARSETGLKIGTEVAEPSHVEACLEYGLDVLWVGARTTTNPFSVQAIADALRGTDVPVFVKNPMSADTGLWVGAIERLANAGLTKLGAIHRGVSSALEMRYRNAPAWKMPIELMRLMPEVPIICDPSHICGKASLIATIAQEAMDLLFDGLMVEVHPDPPSALSDAAQQLTPAQFVSMVADLELPHEQSNSATFLNRMSELREDVDELDSNILELLGKRMDIVREMGRLKTEQNVSTLQPHRWQEIVQDRVNKGIGLDLSEDFVLQVMQSIHEEAIRQQEADRVEGAG, from the coding sequence ATGGGCAAGGATATCATCAAGCAGTGGGGGTTTCCCCTGGACAACATTTTCCTGGCGGCGGGGCCGTGCAGTGCGGAGAGCGAGCAGCAGGTCCTTGAGACGGCGCATGCGTTGACGGAAAAGGGTGTCGGCTTTTTCCGGGCCGGCATCTGGAAGCCGAGGACGCGGCCGGGCAGCTTCGAGGGCGTGGGCCTGAAGGGGCTCGCTTGGATGGATCGCGCCCGTAGCGAAACCGGACTGAAGATCGGCACCGAAGTCGCCGAGCCCTCCCACGTGGAGGCCTGCCTGGAATATGGCCTGGACGTGCTTTGGGTCGGCGCCCGCACCACCACCAATCCATTTTCCGTCCAGGCCATCGCCGATGCCCTGCGCGGAACCGATGTGCCCGTCTTCGTGAAGAATCCAATGAGTGCCGACACCGGGCTCTGGGTCGGCGCAATCGAACGCCTGGCCAATGCCGGGCTCACCAAGCTCGGCGCCATCCACCGCGGCGTCAGTTCAGCGCTCGAAATGCGCTACCGCAACGCGCCGGCCTGGAAGATGCCGATCGAATTGATGCGCCTCATGCCCGAGGTGCCGATCATTTGCGACCCGAGCCATATCTGCGGCAAAGCCAGCCTCATTGCAACCATTGCCCAGGAAGCGATGGATCTGTTGTTCGACGGCCTCATGGTCGAGGTGCATCCCGACCCGCCCAGCGCGCTTTCCGATGCCGCCCAGCAACTCACCCCCGCCCAGTTTGTTTCGATGGTTGCGGATCTGGAGCTTCCACACGAACAGAGCAACAGCGCCACGTTCCTCAACCGCATGAGCGAACTTCGCGAGGATGTCGATGAGCTCGATAGCAACATACTCGAGCTGCTCGGCAAGCGGATGGACATTGTGCGCGAGATGGGGCGGCTCAAGACCGAGCAGAATGTATCCACGCTCCAGCCGCACCGTTGGCAGGAAATCGTGCAGGATCGCGTCAACAAAGGCATCGGGCTCGATCTGTCCGAAGACTTTGTTCTGCAGGTCATGCAATCCATCCACGAAGAGGCCATCCGCCAGCAGGAAGCCGACCGCGTCGAAGGGGCCGGGTAA
- a CDS encoding NYN domain-containing protein gives MIDIDTAKKIAVLIDAENASHKMLGPVLNELSKHGHIIVKKAYGDWSSKHLVNWKTPLNELAINPVQQFSYTQGKNSSDAAMIIDTMDLLYTEQFDAIALVTSDSDFTKLASRLKESQIFVFGVGESKTPTAFRNACDDFILTEVLELPEEEEEKPTAKKATQKTAAKRPDQQTLKQDTKLVNILRNAVDEYADDDGWAVLSTCGSLVKRQYPDFDPRKYGFKTFTLLFEGIGLFDIDRRKTGSRNTVFVKDKKK, from the coding sequence ATGATAGATATCGACACAGCGAAAAAAATCGCGGTTCTAATCGACGCGGAGAACGCCTCGCACAAGATGCTCGGGCCGGTGCTCAACGAACTTTCCAAACATGGACACATCATTGTAAAGAAGGCCTACGGCGACTGGAGCAGCAAGCATCTGGTCAATTGGAAGACGCCGCTGAACGAGCTGGCGATCAATCCGGTGCAGCAGTTTTCCTATACGCAGGGCAAGAATTCGTCGGATGCGGCGATGATTATCGATACGATGGACTTGCTCTATACCGAGCAGTTCGACGCCATTGCGCTGGTGACTTCCGATAGCGATTTCACCAAGCTCGCCTCGCGGTTGAAGGAATCGCAGATTTTCGTATTCGGCGTTGGCGAGAGCAAAACGCCCACGGCGTTCCGCAACGCCTGCGACGACTTTATCCTGACCGAGGTGCTCGAGCTTCCGGAGGAGGAAGAGGAAAAACCCACGGCGAAGAAAGCAACCCAGAAGACCGCGGCAAAGAGGCCCGACCAGCAGACGCTGAAACAGGACACCAAGCTGGTGAACATTCTCCGGAACGCCGTGGATGAATATGCGGACGACGACGGCTGGGCGGTGCTCTCCACCTGCGGAAGCCTGGTCAAGCGGCAGTATCCGGATTTCGATCCGCGCAAATATGGCTTCAAAACCTTCACCCTGCTGTTCGAGGGCATTGGACTGTTCGACATCGATCGCCGCAAAACGGGATCGAGGAACACGGTGTTCGTGAAGGATAAGAAGAAATAG
- a CDS encoding LPS-assembly protein LptD: protein MPKARLIRWLLGAWGLVACAAALDMDIPKEIPDEPFDITAARIEYTNETIIASGGVTGRFENAVITADQASGNTQTGDLRLEGNIHFERDNVVWDGTELDYNYMSQTGDFGPSSLKFDPVLMSVDHVERVSTNTYLMRGATFTTCEKDHPHFHLRAKEAYLIDDEYIKAKGVTVYLGGVPVFYWPYWRHKLQKGILSFEAGISSEWGVYGMVKATVPWTPYFESITDLNLYSDRGVGVGQGFSWEHPKAIGKFAAFYLKDQDPHSKFDEASRIGQEIGDDRYRFKFEHLQRFDDTFYVNTKLNYLSDPAIIEEFFKDEYRSYAQPENYMSWVYGNSTIGTEAFANQRLNDFYDNTDRWEYSLDLYRTKIPGTPLYFQSENAIADLDRTIGTLNTNDVPYGAARLDSANTVFLPGRLGFLSLVPRAGYRATYYSETVPGGDELRNIPSAGMEVSFQANKVLSERERWYGKGLRHKIEPYADYIYQDSSAAPGELYQFDSIDTLQDENKVKLGLRNVLQTKRDNRVSRFIDLDLYTHYLIEDHGTGNDFDSLFLDARMPLTKRLMVDAEGEWDWNEGRVPFFDTRLSYNKNDIIFGLEHLYQADQKSLWTPRLDLYPNGKYSLEFYGRYNDRDDDLQEVAVIGYMNWCCMRYGLGYHLYDEDEHQIMFSVGLSAFPEAKISSGF, encoded by the coding sequence ATGCCGAAAGCTAGGTTGATACGATGGTTGCTCGGGGCGTGGGGGCTGGTGGCCTGCGCCGCCGCGCTCGATATGGATATCCCGAAGGAGATCCCCGACGAACCCTTCGATATCACCGCCGCGCGCATCGAGTATACGAACGAAACCATCATTGCCAGCGGCGGCGTGACCGGCCGCTTTGAAAATGCCGTGATTACCGCCGACCAGGCCTCGGGCAACACCCAAACCGGCGACCTGCGGCTGGAGGGCAACATCCATTTCGAGCGCGACAACGTGGTCTGGGATGGCACCGAGCTCGACTACAACTATATGAGCCAGACCGGGGACTTCGGCCCGTCGTCGCTGAAGTTCGACCCCGTCCTGATGAGCGTCGACCATGTCGAGCGCGTCTCGACCAACACCTATCTGATGCGCGGCGCCACCTTCACGACCTGCGAAAAAGACCATCCCCACTTCCATCTCCGGGCGAAAGAGGCCTATCTCATCGACGACGAATATATCAAGGCGAAGGGCGTTACCGTCTATCTGGGCGGTGTGCCGGTGTTCTATTGGCCCTATTGGCGCCATAAGCTTCAAAAGGGAATCCTCAGCTTCGAAGCCGGAATCAGCAGCGAGTGGGGCGTCTATGGAATGGTCAAGGCCACGGTGCCTTGGACGCCGTATTTCGAATCCATCACCGACCTCAACCTCTACAGCGACCGCGGCGTGGGCGTGGGCCAGGGTTTCTCCTGGGAGCACCCGAAGGCCATCGGCAAGTTTGCCGCATTCTACCTGAAAGACCAGGATCCCCATTCGAAATTCGACGAAGCGTCGAGGATCGGGCAGGAGATCGGCGACGACCGCTACCGCTTCAAGTTCGAGCACCTCCAGCGCTTCGACGACACCTTCTATGTGAACACCAAGCTCAACTATCTGAGCGACCCGGCTATCATTGAGGAATTCTTCAAGGACGAATACCGCAGCTATGCCCAGCCCGAAAACTACATGTCGTGGGTCTACGGCAACAGCACCATCGGCACCGAGGCCTTCGCCAACCAGCGGCTGAACGATTTCTACGACAACACCGACCGCTGGGAATATTCGCTCGATCTCTACCGTACGAAAATCCCCGGCACCCCGCTCTACTTCCAGAGCGAAAACGCCATCGCCGACCTCGACCGGACCATCGGCACGCTGAACACAAACGATGTGCCCTACGGTGCCGCGCGGCTCGATTCCGCCAACACCGTCTTCCTGCCCGGCCGGCTCGGCTTCCTCAGCCTGGTGCCGCGGGCCGGCTACCGCGCAACCTACTATTCCGAAACCGTCCCCGGCGGGGACGAGCTTCGCAACATTCCCAGTGCCGGCATGGAGGTTTCGTTCCAGGCCAACAAGGTGCTTTCGGAGCGCGAGCGCTGGTACGGCAAAGGTTTGCGCCACAAGATCGAACCCTATGCCGACTATATCTACCAAGACAGCTCCGCCGCCCCCGGAGAACTCTACCAGTTCGATTCCATCGACACGCTGCAGGACGAAAACAAGGTGAAGCTCGGCCTGCGCAATGTGCTGCAAACCAAGCGCGACAACCGCGTCTCGCGGTTCATCGACCTCGACCTCTATACCCACTACCTCATCGAAGACCATGGAACCGGGAACGATTTCGACTCCCTCTTCCTCGATGCGCGCATGCCCCTCACCAAGCGGCTGATGGTCGATGCCGAAGGGGAGTGGGACTGGAACGAAGGCCGGGTGCCCTTCTTCGATACGCGCCTCTCCTACAACAAGAACGATATCATCTTCGGGCTGGAGCATCTCTACCAGGCCGACCAGAAATCGTTGTGGACCCCGCGCCTGGACCTCTATCCGAACGGAAAATATTCACTGGAATTCTACGGGCGCTACAACGACCGCGACGACGATCTCCAGGAGGTCGCCGTGATCGGCTACATGAACTGGTGCTGCATGCGCTATGGCCTCGGCTACCATCTTTACGACGAAGACGAACACCAGATCATGTTCTCGGTCGGTCTCTCCGCCTTCCCCGAAGCCAAGATCTCCAGCGGCTTCTAG
- a CDS encoding outer membrane protein assembly factor BamD: MRLFQKILSLMALLAVLAGSGCRSKSEVYVIEDQGKTTWRATLDKKMDTPSEQWAHACKTRDKGFRKKADRQMLYLFRRWPNSKEAPRAARARADMLFERKKWKDAFNAYQYLISNYSGQMSNYDSALERQFQVAVKVMNRRRLRWILGGYRAPEYAIEYFEEVIRNGPQWERAPEAQFMIGKCSQDAKDYELAISAYGVLGYRYPESDYAEEAAWQQIDCLVKLRKQFPANSDVLDRTLVATTVYLSSFPSSKRRSDIIQMRNELYEVKAGRVFNEAAFYAKVPKEPEAAIIYYEKMIEEYPKSQLVPDAEERIAELRAFLALPIKARTPNAPRSKPLPFTKDPLNAES, encoded by the coding sequence ATGCGATTATTTCAAAAAATATTGTCTTTGATGGCGTTGCTGGCGGTGTTGGCCGGTAGCGGCTGCCGCTCGAAGTCCGAGGTGTATGTGATCGAGGACCAGGGGAAAACCACCTGGCGTGCGACCCTCGACAAAAAGATGGATACACCGTCCGAGCAGTGGGCCCATGCCTGCAAGACGCGCGACAAGGGGTTCCGGAAAAAGGCCGATCGCCAAATGCTCTACCTCTTCCGGCGTTGGCCCAACAGCAAGGAGGCCCCCCGGGCGGCCCGGGCGCGCGCCGATATGCTGTTCGAGCGCAAGAAGTGGAAGGACGCCTTCAATGCCTATCAATATCTGATCAGCAACTATTCCGGCCAGATGTCCAATTATGATTCGGCGTTGGAGCGCCAGTTCCAGGTTGCGGTGAAGGTGATGAACCGTCGCCGGTTGCGCTGGATCCTCGGGGGCTACCGCGCGCCCGAATATGCCATCGAATATTTCGAGGAGGTCATCCGCAACGGGCCTCAGTGGGAGCGTGCCCCCGAAGCGCAGTTCATGATCGGCAAGTGCAGCCAGGATGCCAAGGACTATGAACTTGCCATCAGCGCCTATGGCGTGCTGGGCTATCGCTACCCGGAGAGCGACTATGCCGAAGAGGCCGCGTGGCAGCAGATCGACTGCCTCGTCAAGCTCCGCAAACAATTCCCGGCCAACTCCGATGTGCTCGACCGCACCCTGGTCGCCACCACCGTCTACCTCTCCTCGTTCCCCTCGTCCAAGCGCCGGAGCGATATCATCCAGATGCGCAACGAACTCTATGAGGTGAAGGCCGGCAGGGTGTTCAACGAAGCCGCGTTCTATGCCAAAGTGCCGAAGGAACCCGAGGCGGCGATCATCTACTATGAAAAGATGATCGAGGAATATCCCAAGAGCCAGCTCGTGCCGGATGCCGAGGAACGCATTGCGGAACTCCGGGCGTTCCTGGCCTTGCCGATCAAGGCGCGCACCCCGAATGCCCCCCGTTCCAAACCCCTCCCGTTCACAAAGGATCCCCTGAATGCCGAAAGCTAG